The genome window CGCATCTTCGAAGGTGACGAAGTCGGCCCCTGCCGCCTCCGCGCGCCGGACCTGCTCGACCCAGTACGGCGCCTGGAACACGGTCGACTGCTCGATTCCCGCGTCGCGCCACGCGGCGGGGTGCCAGCCGGCCCCGTCCAGCGCGACCGCGAGGATGAGGTTCTCGCTCATGGTCTCTCCCTCCCCACCTGGGTGGTTCTCGTCTCGTGCGGGGCAGACTCGCAGAGCCCGGCGGCTGCGCAGAAGCGTGCGCGTCACGAACCGTCAACTCCGCAACGCGGCGTAACCGGGACTTGCCCGCGGCGGCCGGAGCAGGTGGATTCGTCTCATGACCGACAACCGTGAACCCGCCCTCATCTCCGCCACCGACGCCGCCGAGCGCGTCGCCGGGGGAGCCCGCCTCATCGACGTGCGCAGCGAGAAGGGCCGCTCGGCGGCCGGCGCGCTTCCCGGCGCCGACATCGTCGACCGCGAACAGCTGGAGGCGGCGTTCGCGGGCGCAGCCAAGGATCAGCCCGTCGTGGTGGTGTGCGGCTCCGTGAACGGTTCGGGGCCGGTGGCGGAATGGCTGGTCGGCAACGGTTTCATCGATGTCGCCCACGTCGACGGCGGTTTCCCGGCCTGGAAGGACAGCGGCCTCCCGGTGGGCGAGCCGACGGCGACGCCGGAGGACTGACCGCCTCCCGCAATCGGCGTGGCTCCGCGTCAGGCGTCGCGGAGGATGCGCTCGGTCACCCACGCGCAGAAAGCCAGAGCGTCGACGGGCACCCGTTCGTCGACCGCATGGAAGTGCCCGAACGCGTCGAAGTCGGCGTCCGTGCGCAACGGTGTGAATCCGTACCCGGCGATGCCGGCCGACGCCAGGTGCTTGTTGTCGGTGCTCGCCGGCATCAGGTAGGGCACGACGACGCCCTGCTCGTCCTCTGCGGCGATGGCCACCGCCATCACGTCCAGCAGCGGGCCGGACGACGGCGCCTCGATGGGATGGACCCACCGATCCCATTCGATGTCGATTCCCGGTTCGAGCAGCGCCTCCACCTCGCGACGGAGGGCGTCCTCCTGTCCGGGCAGCACTCGCACGTCGAACTCCGCGCGGGCCTCCCCCGGAATCACATTGGACTTGTAGCCGCCCTGGATGATCGTCGGCGAGACCGTGTTGCGCAGCGCCGCCGCGACCAGCGGGCCGGCCGTCCCGAGCAAATCCGGATGCTGGTCGATGGTGCTGAGGTCGACGCGCTCGCCGAGCAGTGCCGTCGCGCGTTCGGCGAACGCCTCGACCGCTGGTGTCGGGATGACCGGGAAGGTGTGCGATCCGATCGCGTCGACCGCCCGCGCGATCCGGGTGACGGCGTTGTCCGCGGTCGGGCGGGAGCCGTGCCCGGCCGTGCCCCGGGCCGTCAGCACCAGCCTGCCGATGCCCTTCTCGGCCGTGGCGACGAGGTACGCGCGCTGCGCGCCGAGCGGCACGGAGAAGCCGCCGACCTCGCTGATCGCCTCCGTGACGCCGTCGAACCAGTGCGGCCGGTGCCGGAGCAGCCAGCGCACGCCGAACACGCCGCCGGCCTCCTCGTCGGCGAAGAACGCGAAGACCAGGTCGCGGCGGGGACGCGTCCGCGAACGCGCGAAGTGGCGTGCGATCGCGACGAGCACCCCCGCGAACCCTTTCATGTCGAGCGCGCCGCGCCCGTAGAGGAAGCCGTCGTGGAGCTCGCCGCCGAACGGCGGGTGCGTCCAGTCGTCGGCGGCGGCGGGAACGACGTCGAGGTGCGCGTGCACGAGCAGCGCTCCCCGGTCGGGATCGCTGCCGCGCAGCCGGGCGAGAAGGTTGCCGCGGCCGGGGGCGGATTCGGCGTACTCGGTCTCGTACCCGACCTCCTCGAGCAGCGACTGCAGATACCGAGCGGCTCGGGCCTCACCGTCTCCGATCGTCCTCGGGTCGCCCGTGTTGACGGTCGGGATCCGGATCAGCTCCTGCGCGAACCGCAGCGTCTCGTCCTGGAGCGTGGAGAGGTCGGGGAGCGTGGAGGTCATGTCCACCATGCTGGTTCGCTCCCCGTCGCGGCGGAAGCGTCGATGACGATTGCTTACCGTTCAGCGGAAGCTCAGGACGTAAGCCGGCGTAACGCGACCGTGCGCCGGTCGCGAGGGTGGAACACGATGAAGCTCAGCTCAACGACCCAGGGCTCAACGACCAACGACCCAGGGCTCAACCACACCGGGAGGACACCGTGACCGAGACGCAGATCCTGCGCGACGAGCGCACCGACGAGGGACACGAGGCGCGCCGTTTCCCGGTGGGGCTCACCCCCGACGAGTTCAAGCTCGCCTTCCGCAACCACGCGGCGGGCGTCGCGGTCATCACCGCGGACGCCGGTGACGGACCCGTCGGCCTCACTGCGACGAGCGTGTTCTCGGTCAGCGCCGAGCCGCCGCTGCTGGTGTTCTCGATCTCGGCGCAGTCCTCCAGCGCGCCGACGATCCTGAAGGCCGAGCATGTCGTGGTGCACCTGCTGGCCGACGAGCAGCTCGACCTCGCGCAGCTGTGCGCGACGAGCGGAATCGACCGGTTCGCCGACACGAGCATCTGGACTCGGCTGATCACCGGCGAGCCGTACTTCCCCGCCGCCCATTCCTGGATCCGCGGCCGCGTCGTGGACACGATGAGCGCGGGCAAGTCCACGATCGTCGCCGTCCACGCGTTGCAGGCGCAGGTCCCCGAGGTCGAGGCCGCGCCGCTGGTCTACCACAATCGCACCTGGCATCGACTCGGCGAGGCGTCTCGCCTAGAGGCGTGACGTCCGCGGTTCAGAGCGCGAGCACTCCGGAGCCGGTGATCAGGCCGGTCCCGCTGATCGTCACGCGTCCATCGTCGACCAGCACGGTGATCCCGCTCGGCCGGCCGAGGGACCGGCCCTGCTCGATGACGATCGGCGCGCCCGCCGCAGCGTCGCCGTCGCGGACCAGCCGTGCGGCCAGCGGTCCGGCTGCCGTCCCGGTGGCCGCGTCCTCGGCGATTCCGACCGTGGGGTTGAAGAAACGCGCGTACGCCAGGGCGGCGCTGCCGGACGGCACGGCGGTCGTGTACACGTAGCAGCCTTCGGCTCCGGCGCTGGCGAGCACCGTTTTCAGGGCAGACGGATCCGGCAGCACCGCGTCCACCGCCTCTGCGGACACCAGCGGGACGAGGAGGTGGGCGGCGCCTGTGGATCCGACCTCGGGAACGCCCGCGACCGCGTCCTCGGCCACGCCGAGCGCCGAAGCCAACGGCACGTGATCGGTCAGCCGCCCGGCGAACTCGGCCGCCGACTGATCCATCGACACCCGGGCTCTGCCGTCGCAGTCCCAGCTCACCCGCACGGACAGAAGCTCGCCCCCGATCTGCTGGGCGAACGCTTCGCCCGCCCCGAGCCGTCCCGACCCGGCGAGCCACAGCCAGGCCCCCATCGCGTTGTGCCCCGCGCCGAACACCTCCACGCCGTCCGGGGTGAAGGACCGCAGCCGGACCTCCGCGCCGGGCTCGGTCGGCTCGACCAGGAACGTCGTCTCCGACTGGTTGAACTCGCGGGCGATCGCGCGCATCGTCGCCTCATCGAGGGCGTCGGCGTCCGGAACGAGGGACAGCGGGTTGCCGGTCAGCGGCCGGTCGGCGAACACATCGACCCAGAAGAACGGGACATCCATGGGACGATCCTCCACCTCGTCCCCGGTTCGCGGCGTAACCCGGAGACACGGGCCGGCCGAACTCGCGGTCAACTCAGCGCCAGCAACCCGAATCCCATCGCGGCGACGCCGAGCGCGAGCCAGACGACGTAGTCGCCGACGTGACCCGAGTGCGCTCGCCGCAGCACGTGGGCGGGCGCGCGGAGGACGGCGTCCACCGCCCGGCGGACCGGGGTGCGCACGCCGAACAGCTCGAACGCCGCCACGCCGACGGCGAGGAGGACGGTGAGTCCTGCGAGCGCGAGCGCCATCGGCGACCAGACCTCGACGGCGGGAGGCGCGCTCGCGGCGTACCCCGCTCGTCCGGCGAGCGCGGTCGCCGCGTATCCGGTGCTGTCCAGGAAGCGTCCGGCGGCCACCGCGGCCGCAGCCGGGAGGCCCGGCAGGAGGCCGAGCACCAGGGCGCCGCCCACGAGCACGGCGGGTGGCGCCAGCATGCTCGGCGGCGTGCGGTCGCTGTCGATGCGCACCTCGATCAGCTCCGTGTCCCCGCTCATCCCCTCGGCCTCGATGCCCTCGGGGACGGCGCCCATCGCGAGGAAGACGCGTCCGCCCGCACGCAGCACGGCGGCTCCCGTGAGCGCGGAGGTCAGCAGGAGCGCGACCGGCACCCAGCCGAGCCTGGCCTGGTCGGCCGCGCTGTCCGCCATCGACTTGCCGACCGCGGTGGCGAAGGGCGGGAGCCCGGCCAGCGCGAGGGCGGCGAGCCCGTAGAGGATCCCCACGAAGCGGAGCGGCCGGGCCCGGCCGTGCAGGGTGATCTCGTCCACGCTGCCGTAGCGGTTCAGCAGGATGCCCGCGAGCAGGAAGAGCGCGCCCTTCACCGCCGCGTGCCCGAGCAGGTAGACGATCAGCGCGCCGCCCGCGTCCCGGCCTCCGACCCCGAGGATCAGGAAGAACATCCCGACGTGCGCGATGGTCGAGAACGCGAGCAGCCGCTTGAGGTGGCGCTGCAGGAGGCACATCACCGCGCCGACCGCGGCGGTGAGCGCCCCGAGCGCGAGGAGGAACGGCTGCACGGCCGCGCCGAGCGGGGCGGCGAAGGCCACCGCCAGCACGCGCGCGACCCCGTACAGACCGAGCTCGACCATGACGCCGGAGAACAGCACGCACACCGGGGTCGGCGCGACGGCGTGGGCGTCGTCGAGCCAGAAGTGGAACGGGACGACAGCCGCCTTGACGAGGAAGCCGGTGCAGATGAGCACGAAGCCGAGGACGACGAGCGGGCCGTGCTGGTGCGCGAGCGTGCGGGCGAGCTCGGCGAGGTTGAGCTGTCCGGTGTGCGCGTAGATCGTGCCGACGCCGATCAGCGACACGTAGGCGGCCAGCGAGTTGACGATCCCGAAGTTGATCGCGCCTTGCACCGCCGACGGGTCCTCGATCTTCATCCCGGCCAGCGCGTACGCGGCCACGCTCATCAGCTCGAAGAAGACGAACATGGTGAAGATGTCGCCGGCGAGGACGAACCCCGTCATCCCGCCGAGGAAGAACAGCAGGAGACCGTGGAACTGCGTGCGGGAGCCCTCGAAGTACCGCCACGAGAAGACGACGGCCGCGATCACGAGGGCGGCGGCGAGCACGGCGAGCCCGGCGGCGACCTGGTCGCAGACCAGCGCGATGCCGACGCTGACACCGCGCAGCGGAGTCCAGCCGCCCACCCACTCCGCGATGCGCGCGCGGCCGCTGCCCGCGAGCAGCACGGCGTCCAGGACGAGCGCCGCGCCCGCGCCCGCCAGCGACAGCAGCTCGATGAGCCGCCACGGCAGCCAGCGGCCGACGGCCAGCACGACGCAGCCGAACGCGATCGGCACGACGATGAGCAGCGGCAGCGCGCTCGCCAGAGCGGAGGTCGTCACCGCGTCAGCCTTCGAGGTTCGAGAGCTCGTCGGGCGCGACGGTGCGGCGGCGTTTGGCGATCTGGACGACGAGCGCGAGCAGCATCGACGTCACGGCGGCCGAGACCACCACGTCCGTGAGCGTCAGCGCTTGGACGACCGGGTCGACCACCGGGGTGTGCCGGCCGACGCCGGAGCCGAAGATCGGCGCGAGCCCGCCGTACTGGTAGCCGGCTGCGATCAGGAACACGTAGGTGCCCGACTGCGCCACCGACAGGCACACCACGGTGTGCACGAGGTCGCGGCTGCGGGCGATGCCGACGATCCCGAGCAGCACGATCGCGCCGGCGACGAGGTAGGGGAAGATGCTCACGCGGCGGCTCCTCGGTCGGTGGCGTCGTCGGACGGCGCCGGGTCCTTCTCTCGGATCACGAGCGCCTGGTCGAGGAAGTGCGCCAGGAGCAGGATGACGCTGCTGACGACCGCCATCCCGACCGCCACGCTCAGCAGCGGCACGGTGCCGGACGAGACCAGGTCGGCCATGGTCCCCTGCGGGATGATGTTCGCGAGGAACGATCCGCCGAGCGCGAGCCCCGCGAGCCCGATCGCGGCGTAGAGCAGGAGGCCCGCCGACTCCACCGGCGGGAACAGGTCGAGCGGCCGGAAGCGCTCCAGCAGCGGGAACCGGCCGCCGACGTAGAGCAGGTGGAGGCCGGTCGCGAGCACCACGCCTCCCTGGAAGCCGCCGCCCGGGGTCACCGCGCCGTGGGTGACGACGTCCACCCCGATCAGCAGCGTGAGCGGCAGGAAGACGTAGACGAGCACGCGCGTCGAGTCCAGAAGCCGGCCGCGGTCGTCCGGCTTCACGCGCTCCTCCTCGTGCCCGGCGCGCAGCAGCACCGCGACGCCGGCGATCGAGGCGACCAGGATGCTCTCCTCGCCGAAGGTGTCGAAGCCGCGCTGGTCGAAGTTGATCGAGGAGACGACGTTCGCGGTGGAGTGCGCGTACGCCGCGGTCACGGCCAGGTCGCGGTACGGGTGCCAGGAGCCGCCGAACGGCGGAAGCTGCAGCCAGGCCAGGACGAAGAACGCGGCCATGCCGATCACGCCGACGCAGAGCAGGGCCATCCGCACGCGCCGGGTCATCGGCCGTCCCGCTTCCCGCGCTTGGATTGCGCCACCTTCCGCACCGCCAGCAGCACCATGAGCGGCGTCACCGCGGTGCCGACCGCGAGCTGGCTGAGGGCGACGTCGGGCGCCTGGAGGACCATGAAGAAGACGGTGAGCAGGAGGCCGTAGACGCCGAGCACGACGGCCTGCCGCGCCGGGTCGTCCGTGAACACCACGACGGCGGCGCCCCCCAGTACGGCGAGGAGCGCGATGACGATGAGGACCGTCATTCGGGCGACCTCCCGACCTCGATGCCGGCGTCCGCCGCGAGGGCGCGGGCGACCGCGGCGGTGAGCACCGGGCTGCCCCCGGCCACCACGACGGCGATCGCGACGATGGTCGCGGTCCCGAGGGTCCAGCCGGTGGGGAGCGCGGCGCCGAGGCAGAACAGCGGAACCGCGATGGTGGTGATCGGCGCAAGGAAGTGCAGCCGGGTCAGCGGGCGACGCGCGACCAGTGCGCCGACGGCGCAGAACACCACGATGGCGAGCGCGAGGAGCACGAGCACCCAGGTGAGCACGGCGATCATGAGCGCCGCCCCTGCGGCCCGTCGCCGTCGCCGTCCGCGGCCTGCGCGTCCGCGATCCGCTGGCTGCGTTGCCGGATCAGCCGCGTGAACACGAGGGTCCCCGTCGTCAGGAGCACGGCCAGCGTCAGCGGCACGATCAGATACGAGGTCTGGCCGTCGCCGACGGAGACCGCCACCAGGATCATCACGGTGGTGACCCCGGCGAGCTGGAGGCCGACCAGCCGCCCGACGGCCTCGCCGCGCGCCGCCAGCACGAGCCCGACCAGCGGCCCCGCCACGATGAGGACGCCGATCGCGACCTCCCAGACCAGGCTCACGACGACACCCGCTCGTCGAGCGACGGGGGACCGCCCACCAGCCGGTGCAGCAGGAAGGCCCCGTCGTCGCGGGCGTCGATGACGCAGGAGCCGGGCGTGGCCGAGACGGCGATGATCGCTGCGGCGCGGTGTCCGACCGCCTCCGGAGCGTCGCCGGCCGGGACGTGCCGGCGCTCTATAGCGTCCGCCTCGACCGGGTCGCGCGCGCCCCGCGCGATCCACGCGAACAGCCGCCCGAGGTCCGCCGCGGCGGCGACCGGCACGAGCAGCGCCCAGCGCAGCCACGCCGCGGACGGCCGGAACCGCAGCCCCATCGCGCGCCGGGCGACGACGGCGAAGACGCTCAGCACCACGGACGTGCACACCGCGACGATCGTCTCCGCCAGGGTGATGGCGGACACGGTCGCCATCCAGAACACCATCCCGGCCACGAACCAGCACGCGGCCTCGATGAACGCTCTCATGAAACCTCCGTCCCGCCGGGGCGACCCCCGACGGCGACGCCTCGACCGGCGATGACAGTACGCGCGCCCGCACGGCGGCGGAAGGCGCTCGCAGACGGGGGCGGACGCGCCTACCGTGGAGGTGAGCGCGCCCGCCGATGCTGCCGCGTGTGCGGCCGTGCTCAGGGCGTCGGCATGCCGCCCGTGACCGTGAGCGTCTCCCCGACGACGTAGCTGGACTCCGGGGAGGCCAGGAACACGTACGCCGGGGCCAGCTCGGCGGGCTGTCCCGGCCGGCCGAGCGGCGTCTGCGAGCCGAAGTCCGGGAGCTTCTCGGGAGGCTGTCCGGCGCTGACCTGCAACGGCGTCCAGATCGGTCCCGGCGCGACGGCGTTCACCCGGATGCCCTTCGGCGCGAGCTGCTGGCCGAGCGCCTTGGTGAAGGTGTTGATCGCGGCCTTCGTCGTGGCGTAGTCCACCAGTAGTTCGCTGGGCAGGTACGCCTGCACGGAGGTCGTGTTGATGATCGTGGAGCCGGCCGCCAGATGGGGCAGCGCCGACTTGGTGAGCCAGAACATCGCGTACACGTTCGTCTTCATCGTCAGGTCGAACTGGTCGTCCGGCAGCTCGGTCAGGTCGGGGCAGAAGACCTGCTTTCCGGCGTTGTTGACGAGGATGTCGATCCCGCCGAACTCGTCCACCGCGCGCTGGACGACCCGGTCGCAGAACGCCCGGTCGGTCAGGTCGCCTGGGATCGTCAGCGCGGTCCGCCCAGCGCCGCGGATCTGCTCCGCGATGGCCTGGGCGTCGACCTCCTCCTCGGGCTGATAGACGATCGCCACGTCCGCGCCTTCGCGGGCGAACGCGATGGCG of Leifsonia shinshuensis contains these proteins:
- a CDS encoding rhodanese-like domain-containing protein; the protein is MTDNREPALISATDAAERVAGGARLIDVRSEKGRSAAGALPGADIVDREQLEAAFAGAAKDQPVVVVCGSVNGSGPVAEWLVGNGFIDVAHVDGGFPAWKDSGLPVGEPTATPED
- a CDS encoding M20/M25/M40 family metallo-hydrolase; translation: MTSTLPDLSTLQDETLRFAQELIRIPTVNTGDPRTIGDGEARAARYLQSLLEEVGYETEYAESAPGRGNLLARLRGSDPDRGALLVHAHLDVVPAAADDWTHPPFGGELHDGFLYGRGALDMKGFAGVLVAIARHFARSRTRPRRDLVFAFFADEEAGGVFGVRWLLRHRPHWFDGVTEAISEVGGFSVPLGAQRAYLVATAEKGIGRLVLTARGTAGHGSRPTADNAVTRIARAVDAIGSHTFPVIPTPAVEAFAERATALLGERVDLSTIDQHPDLLGTAGPLVAAALRNTVSPTIIQGGYKSNVIPGEARAEFDVRVLPGQEDALRREVEALLEPGIDIEWDRWVHPIEAPSSGPLLDVMAVAIAAEDEQGVVVPYLMPASTDNKHLASAGIAGYGFTPLRTDADFDAFGHFHAVDERVPVDALAFCAWVTERILRDA
- a CDS encoding flavin reductase family protein; this encodes MTETQILRDERTDEGHEARRFPVGLTPDEFKLAFRNHAAGVAVITADAGDGPVGLTATSVFSVSAEPPLLVFSISAQSSSAPTILKAEHVVVHLLADEQLDLAQLCATSGIDRFADTSIWTRLITGEPYFPAAHSWIRGRVVDTMSAGKSTIVAVHALQAQVPEVEAAPLVYHNRTWHRLGEASRLEA
- a CDS encoding PhzF family phenazine biosynthesis protein; the protein is MDVPFFWVDVFADRPLTGNPLSLVPDADALDEATMRAIAREFNQSETTFLVEPTEPGAEVRLRSFTPDGVEVFGAGHNAMGAWLWLAGSGRLGAGEAFAQQIGGELLSVRVSWDCDGRARVSMDQSAAEFAGRLTDHVPLASALGVAEDAVAGVPEVGSTGAAHLLVPLVSAEAVDAVLPDPSALKTVLASAGAEGCYVYTTAVPSGSAALAYARFFNPTVGIAEDAATGTAAGPLAARLVRDGDAAAGAPIVIEQGRSLGRPSGITVLVDDGRVTISGTGLITGSGVLAL
- a CDS encoding proton-conducting transporter membrane subunit — its product is MTTSALASALPLLIVVPIAFGCVVLAVGRWLPWRLIELLSLAGAGAALVLDAVLLAGSGRARIAEWVGGWTPLRGVSVGIALVCDQVAAGLAVLAAALVIAAVVFSWRYFEGSRTQFHGLLLFFLGGMTGFVLAGDIFTMFVFFELMSVAAYALAGMKIEDPSAVQGAINFGIVNSLAAYVSLIGVGTIYAHTGQLNLAELARTLAHQHGPLVVLGFVLICTGFLVKAAVVPFHFWLDDAHAVAPTPVCVLFSGVMVELGLYGVARVLAVAFAAPLGAAVQPFLLALGALTAAVGAVMCLLQRHLKRLLAFSTIAHVGMFFLILGVGGRDAGGALIVYLLGHAAVKGALFLLAGILLNRYGSVDEITLHGRARPLRFVGILYGLAALALAGLPPFATAVGKSMADSAADQARLGWVPVALLLTSALTGAAVLRAGGRVFLAMGAVPEGIEAEGMSGDTELIEVRIDSDRTPPSMLAPPAVLVGGALVLGLLPGLPAAAAVAAGRFLDSTGYAATALAGRAGYAASAPPAVEVWSPMALALAGLTVLLAVGVAAFELFGVRTPVRRAVDAVLRAPAHVLRRAHSGHVGDYVVWLALGVAAMGFGLLALS
- a CDS encoding NADH-quinone oxidoreductase subunit K, translating into MSIFPYLVAGAIVLLGIVGIARSRDLVHTVVCLSVAQSGTYVFLIAAGYQYGGLAPIFGSGVGRHTPVVDPVVQALTLTDVVVSAAVTSMLLALVVQIAKRRRTVAPDELSNLEG
- a CDS encoding MnhB domain-containing protein, translating into MTRRVRMALLCVGVIGMAAFFVLAWLQLPPFGGSWHPYRDLAVTAAYAHSTANVVSSINFDQRGFDTFGEESILVASIAGVAVLLRAGHEEERVKPDDRGRLLDSTRVLVYVFLPLTLLIGVDVVTHGAVTPGGGFQGGVVLATGLHLLYVGGRFPLLERFRPLDLFPPVESAGLLLYAAIGLAGLALGGSFLANIIPQGTMADLVSSGTVPLLSVAVGMAVVSSVILLLAHFLDQALVIREKDPAPSDDATDRGAAA
- a CDS encoding Na(+)/H(+) antiporter subunit B; translation: MTVLIVIALLAVLGGAAVVVFTDDPARQAVVLGVYGLLLTVFFMVLQAPDVALSQLAVGTAVTPLMVLLAVRKVAQSKRGKRDGR
- a CDS encoding monovalent cation/H(+) antiporter subunit G, with the translated sequence MIAVLTWVLVLLALAIVVFCAVGALVARRPLTRLHFLAPITTIAVPLFCLGAALPTGWTLGTATIVAIAVVVAGGSPVLTAAVARALAADAGIEVGRSPE
- a CDS encoding monovalent cation/H+ antiporter complex subunit F, which gives rise to MSLVWEVAIGVLIVAGPLVGLVLAARGEAVGRLVGLQLAGVTTVMILVAVSVGDGQTSYLIVPLTLAVLLTTGTLVFTRLIRQRSQRIADAQAADGDGDGPQGRRS
- a CDS encoding SDR family oxidoreductase, whose protein sequence is MPESQYEFDNPVDRYPHIHPPEAQVPEPGRDSELEPPADHGEASYVGTGRLTARKAIVTGGDSGIGAAVAIAFAREGADVAIVYQPEEEVDAQAIAEQIRGAGRTALTIPGDLTDRAFCDRVVQRAVDEFGGIDILVNNAGKQVFCPDLTELPDDQFDLTMKTNVYAMFWLTKSALPHLAAGSTIINTTSVQAYLPSELLVDYATTKAAINTFTKALGQQLAPKGIRVNAVAPGPIWTPLQVSAGQPPEKLPDFGSQTPLGRPGQPAELAPAYVFLASPESSYVVGETLTVTGGMPTP